The Populus alba chromosome 13, ASM523922v2, whole genome shotgun sequence genome contains the following window.
aaaagaagaaacaaaacaaaaaaaaaaaagtgaaaaaaaacctGCTACAGTAAAAAAACCTACGCGTTTTagtgttcttatatatatatatatatatatatatatacaatactATAAAAGGTTTGAAGAAAGTATTATAATTCTCTCActacattttattttcattggattactattttttattttttattttgttttacatgcTTGTTTTGTTCTACAtcgaaaaattattattgattttatttttataatattgagctggttgagaatttagcttgatagttttttaaaaaaacactgttgattgctacaatgttttttctatatgtttttttttttttctctattttttttttcagaattgtttttgttaattttagttttttccatattgagctggttgataattgagctttgtagtttttttcttgaaaaaaaacattatggattgtaTAGtatttccccacatgattttttcttgctacaatgtttccccacatgtttttttatcgatttttttccaaaattatctttattgaatttatttttttcataccgAGCTGATTAAAAATgtagctttatagttttttttctttaaaacaccgtTGATTGCTAAAGTATTTcctcacatgattttttttgttataattttttaaaaaattatctttatcaattttattatttttaatattgagctggttgaaaattataactgtagattttctcataaaacactatagattgttacATTGTTTTcatacatagtttttttttcctttcatttttttatgattttttttaaaattatctttactgattttttttttttaatattgagttggttgagaattacaattgtatatttcctcacaaaacactatagattgttgcagtgtttccttacatgatttttttcaaaattatctttgtctatttaatttttttaatattaagctggttgagaatttagctttatagtttaatttttcttgaaaatattgtggattgtaaTAGTATTTCtccatataatttgttttaattttttttttctacaaatcaATGACAATGCATAAACATGTCATAAGCCCGCGGCGCGCACATGCATGGCAactggtgtgtgtgtgtgtgtatacataTAACATAACTGACACAAACATATTTctagaataaaatttaacatgTGCCATAGGCAGAATAAAAACCTACTCTTATAGTCCATAAGAACAGCCTACGAACTCTCCTTCCTCTATAAAAACTAAAGAAGCAAAATCTAGGGTTTTCTAGTATACATGTTGCCGCTACGGAGTGTGAGCATCTTTTTGCGAGCAAGTTTTgaccaatttaaataattaacaaaacattGAGTATATTTGGATGGATTTAGGAATATGAcaattatatcatttaatttttgacttGTCATACCTGGATCTTGAATTGCTATTATCAATGTAATCGGTCAACCGATTTGCTTTATATGGTTGATCGGTTAATCTGTTAAGGTTATTTCAGCCTTCTCTTTCAAATCTACCTCTTGCtcccttttctttgctttgttcACATCCTCTATCTCCTTGAGAATATCGATAACCATTTTGCTTTGGAAAAAACACTTATGCACCTACATCCTCTTGaatcttattgatttttttttatgggcttGTAATTTTCTTATGAGACCTTGTATTGCAAGAACACCcatatttttatgattcttCTATCATGATCACCACATAATAGAACTTCTTTTGTAGCAAGCATAGGATTTTATCTACCACACGTGTCTTCCACCTTCTccttatatttctttaattgatTGTATATGACCACTACTCTTGTAAAATATTCTGAAATATTCTCCAATTTAAAcatatataacttttcaaagtcACCACGTAGCTTTTGTAAACATATATTTCGCACATCGTTAGCTActtaatttgattcttataaCTTCACATACATGCTTGACAATGGTTGTGTTGGCCACTATCCTAAAAGTGGCATCATCTAAATATCGATGGATGATTTTGAGTGCTTGTTGAtcctttttttatgtcttttgcaCGACCCTTTTTTGAGCTAAAGgcaatgttgttttatttataggctcttcaaagtttttttcaaaCGTCTCTCATACATTTTAGGAATCTATTTAAGCTTTTACTTAACACATTAAGTTTCACAGTTATCCTTTGTCGACCTAGTATACTGAAGTGGAAAGTTTGGATTTGTCATGTCAGATAATCAAACCTAAACTCCTATATTTCTTGTTGAAAGTAAAACATATGTGGTATAAAATCAATACAGCAAGGTCAAAAactaaagaagatgaagaaggttGTTAggaatgtatatttttattaagtgtttcTATCTATGCTCTCTTGTcgattctcttttttttttgtgcttattCATAATGTTAAATTATAAACTCTTTTACAGATATAAAGTTCTAGACAATATATGAGTTAaactaatacaaaaaaattctaatctaaataaaaaaattattatgccAACTTAACCAGTTGACTGGTTCTCAACCATTTTTGATTGATTCTCAACTGTCTTTGAATTGGATGATCGATTTTTAATTGGTAGAacgatttttttgttctttataaaaataaaaatttggtgAACTTCAAATAATAGAGGTGGCAAATAGGTCCCTAAATTGGTTGCCGGCAAACAGTCGAGCTTACATAGAGCTTATAACACCATCAAATAAGAACAATGTCTCTTTTGCACAATTATTTCGGACTCAAACTGATGCAGTTGTAATAAGGATTGCCTCATAAGCTCTAATTAAAGCTCATaagattgttttattatttcttgtttttttaaaaaaaaaactattattttctgagtattttttatgttaaagaaaTGTAATCCAACTATTGGTGCAACGCAAGTTTTATGAATTATAaacatgtttgatattataatagtggttatttttaaagtattttttatttaaaaatatattgaaatattatttttaattttaatgtattaaaataatcaaaaacatataaaaaatttaatttttaaaatgttataaaaatatttttccaacctgaaaataaaaacaaaaaaaagggtggTAACGTGTAGAGTTATATCAGCTACTCTGAAACACTCGAGGAtactaattcttttaatttcataataataataattaatttaataacaaaaacctCGTATATATTTTGGAGAAGTCTATCTACCAAAAACCCAACTATTGTaatttaagaagaagaaaatctctCAATCAAACCCTGGTGATAGAGAGACTCGTCTCTCTCTCGATCTCAACAAAACAAGCATACAGAGACAAAGAGAAAGCAAGAAAGCAAGCAGCAGCAGTGTCTGTCTCTCTCAGTCGAGATTGGAGAAATAGAAGATGGATGCGATGAGGAAGCAGCTGGATGTGCTCATGGGAGCGAATCGAAACGGCGACGTAAGAGAGGTCAATCGCAAGTACTACGATCGTGATGTTTGTCGCTTGTACTTGGTTGGCCTTTGCCCTCACGAGCTCTTCCAACTAAcggtattatttttattattctttacaTCTATTTAATCCATATCTAACATTTCTTCATCGATTTCTAAAAACCCTAACGTAATGTCtgcgtttttttgtttttgaatttcagAAAATGGATATGGGACCATGCCCGAAAGTCCATTCCTTGCAGCTGAGAAAAGAGTATGCTTcacatttatttgtattttatttagttattaacaAATGTTGAATTTATACAAGTGGAAGTTCTTTTCACACTAGTTATGAAGAAGCGAGGGCGAAAGGTGTTGATAGCTATGATGTGGAGTTAGAGAATGTTATTGATAAGCTTATTGTCGAATGCGATAAGAAAATCGGTAGAGCACTTAAGCGTCTTGAAGATGAGGACGCCAAGGCAGCTATTGCTATTTCAGTCACTGAGGTTACCCAGGTGATGGGCAGCAGCATTACCgctcttttgatttatttcccttttatgtcattttgttttttaagtaatttgattttttaaattgcagACTCCTGAGGTTATTGAGCTGTCGAAGAAGATTAAGGAGAAGCTGAAAGAAGCTGACAAATATGGTGAGATTTATGAGAGCTACTTCTTtaaattcttgtattttaaGAATCCTTTGTTAATGATTCTATGAAATATGTTCGATTCTTGTCCTTCTGTTAATGTTTAGAATGCAGTAACATTTTCCAGGAAAACTTGGCACTTTGGGTTTACATCAGAATGCTAATTATCTTGAAGGTTCCTGTTGTGAGCTAGTTTATGTGCTGAATTAACTTGCTAGAATGAAGTATAGTCCTTTGTAGACGATAATCGCTTCTGAGTATTTATCTTTAGTGGATTATATTTACTAGGTATCATGAGAATATTGGAGTGTTTATTCATGTCCCCAATGTTGATGAAAAGTCTACCAATTAGCAATTATTTAGAACATTGTTGTTGTACATATTGAAGGAGTATGAAATAGTTTTAAGTTTGTCAAAGTTATTGGGATAGCTTGTTGAGTGTTATACAGTTGTCCTAACTGTTacctttttgtttgatttagaatGTAAGCTGTCTTTGCTGTAGCATGTATATAAACTAATGTGGATAGTGTGTGCATGGATTTTACCTTtgttatttcttgaaaaattaagtgTATTTGGGTGTGAATTGGCTTGTGTTGGTTTTGTACTGACATAAAATCTTGCTATAAATCTGCAGATCTTGAAGGCACAACAGATTTTAAGATTCAAGCTTTGGAAGAAGTGGAAAAACTCAGAAGTGAAAGAGCAGAGAAGCAGGTATAGAGTATCTCCTTAGCTTGTTGAGGCCACTGTTATCTTCAGCATAGGCTTGTATGATTTTttcccaaaagaaaaaatatttctgcAATCTTGAATCTCATTATGACTTCTATGCATGTGGCAATCTTGTGTCAGTCTGCACAACTTTTGGAGGCCTTCAATAAAGACAGGGCTTCTTTACCTCAACCTATGCCAAATCCACCACCATCAGCACCAATACCACTACCTGCTCCTGATCCTCGCACCCAGGAGATGATAAATGAGAAGCTGAAGAAAGCAGAGGATCTTGGTAAGATGCTagttggttgtacttgtttgtCTTTGAGGTTCCATTATATGTTTCAAATTAACGCAATATACTTATGTTCAATGCTTGTTTCCCATTGTGGTTGTGTTTTTCAAAGCTATAATAGTTATTTCTCCATGTTATCTTCCTTACTTTCCTAAAGAACAAAAGGACTAAATATAGAAAGATCCGAGAAGAAATAGTATTCAGTGACTAGCtcttctcattttatttatttaacatcCTCATGCATTTATAACTTGTTGGAAAATATAGCACTCTTACTAGGTTCCTTGACACCAATTGTCAATATGATGCCAAACCATGTCTGTGCTTGTCAACAGATAAAGAGAACAATGCATTGGAAAAGAATACATCGATCAATTTCATTAATGTGCTACTGGGTTTGGTTGAGTTGGGCTTTGttaagtttcatatttttagaGATGTATAGTTGAATGGAGAATGTTAGCATAATGCTCTTTTGAGCCTTATTTGGTTGTATGAGACACTATGCTTGAAAATCTAGTGGGCTTTAGGATTTATGTCTTTGTGTTGCATGCACAGTCTCCTGTGTGCAGTTTAGAGATTTGGGTGactaaaatgttttatattttacccTGCATTTTACCCATTTATTTCCAGTATGTCTTGTGCAGTTCTCAAAATCTTATTCATTCTTCAGGTGAGCAAGGGATGGTAGATGAGGCTCAAAGGGCATTGGAAGAGGCCGAAGCACTTAAAAaggttcttaatttttaaattttggcttACGTTAATGTTGACCCTGGTGCTTTACTCCTTTctatatatcttgatttattttatttctttggtGTATTTCTACCACTTAATACTTGTATTCTCTTCTTTTCAGCTTCCTGCCAGGAAGGACCCTACTGTGGATTCCTCCAAGTATTCTGCTGCTGATGTGCGCATTGTGAGTATTTCTACTAGTTTTAATTTATCTGACTTCTCcctctttttgttatttttcaattccaaaggaaaaaaatcgaAAATGAAAATGACAAAGGTCACCAGTCTACAAATGAATCatgccattttttttatcatagtattaaaagaaaagctaGAGCTATGCATTTTGAGACCTGATGCATCAAATAACAACCTGACTGCTTAGGCTTGTGTACTCTTCTCAAAAGTTTTTTCATGTAATGTGAACATTCTTACATAACCATCAGTTCCAGTCAAGAACATGCATGTTCCAATGGGATCTTTGTAAGTAGTCAATGTCTTTAATCCTTTCAATAGAAATTTTACAATTATTCAGTTGAAATGTGCTTTACTTAAGCATGCAGCCTGCTCCCCCCGCCCCCccttcaaaccaaaaaaaaaaaaggaaaaaaattattttgtagtgGCAACGTCGGAGAATTTGGTTATTAAGGTCGGTCCATGCTTACTAATCTGGGTTCTCTATGCTATCCACTAATTCACCAAATCTgactcctattattttttgtctCAGACTGATCAGAAGCTACGTGTTTGTGACATTTGTGGAGCTTTTCTGAGCGTGTATGATaggtataatttttatattctcCCTCCAAACAAGTGCAatcctttccctttttttttccttttcacgAGGGAAACAAATAGTATTTGGGTTTCAAGTGGTTCAGCTTTTGACCCAACTATATACCTCCTTGTTACCAGCAGGCTTTTGGGCCCAGTTTTACGAGGATAACTTTTGCAGCTAAAGAATGTGCGTCATTTtctgttttatatatttgtagATCATGATATTGTTAGAATATCATGGGGCAACTTATTATGCGTGCACTTCCCTTTCATTGTTGACATCCTTTTGAAAATGTCTCTCTGCTCTTTTCAGTGACCGACGACTTGCAGATCATTTTGGAGGGAAGCTTCATTTAGGCTATATGCAAATTCGTGAGAAACTCACAGAACTTCAGGtatggaaaatgaaaaaattgctTGCTTGGACTATTTGTCAATAGATCCATTTTCTTTCACAGCTTGTTTTTTCAGGTTAATTGTGCAAAAACTGGAAATCTGTGTGTTTAGGGGCGGAGTTAGGATTATTTGTTAGGGGTagccaaaaataatataacaagatataatatttgttttaatttattatacatgagttgtaaaaaaaactagcacgatttagttttattcaaataacttattACAAACATATAATGACCTTTGTATAAGGTAAAAGGTTTGGAGCAATaccaaattgagtcaaagcaatgaagttaatttcatcttcattatGTATCCatcactttaatgttgttggtctttatacctatcaaatataaacatacaaagtatataagaaacattagctaAAGTGAagcattattttatgtttgatgaactttgaaataaagtaaaaaataataaagaatgattcttacatgtttattttaattgtgttcatCGTTCTTTCATAGAATAGAAATCatcgattatcatatcaattatgaatctttcagcaatttcttttactatatagacaatcaaataatttgcaagaaaatcatcctcTATCCGATTGCgaagtcttgttttaacaatcttcatCGCTGAGAAAGCTCATTCAGTGGTTGTTATTGAAACAAGAAGAGTTAAAATAAATCGAATCAACCTGTTAATTagtggataaatatttttcctttttttttccaaaaaaaaatcaattcattttattttgtccatggttcaacctaaaatcaaaacatatatcgtgagaaaaaattaataattttggtggctctgctaaaaacaaaacataaaaaaaatccaagcataatcaaaacaaaccaataaaatatatctaattaattaagaaaaaaaaaatcactatcaagaattcaaaaaacaattgttaaaaCTAGCAGATCTGAAAAACAAagagcaaaaataataaaattataaaaaaaaccttatcaaattcttaataaacatctcaaaagaaaataaaaatatattttaaatttaagttatcaATACCCAATtaccttgttttgtttaatgaaaGATGAATTAATCGGCACTCTACTTCAATCTTTCcgcaaataaattttatttgtgatttgtaTCGATTGGCTGTGCTGCAAACATTTATATTAGGGTTGTAGGGAGAGAACGTAGCAAAATACATtgataactttatatttttcttctttccatgTAGGCATGTAGGTACCATAAAATCAAGGCAAAGTCAAAAGAATTCAAAAGTAAAGCAAAGGATAGCAAATATATTTACTGTATGCAGGACCCatgtcattaaataatattacagCTCCTCACATTGAATtaccaaataataaaacataaatgacTAGGCCCCTGCTTGCCACCCTTTCATTCCGCCCCTGTGTGTGTTGAACATACCAAAACCATTTCAATTGCTTATGGTCCCCAATTCTCTATTAATGAAACTCATATGTTCAAAATTCTGCTGCAGTTTACGCATTAAAAGCAATGGCTAGAATTGGCATGCTGTGCTATGTGGGATAATCATTGTTGTTTTACCTCATCTTTGGGATGTCTTTGACTCGGTATTGTGAATATGTTGGCTCAGGTGCTGGTATAATATTTCACATTATACTGTAGAGATTCTCAGTTCGTATTTGATCTGAGTTTTTCTGACCTCAAAGAAGAATAACCTGTtactgtttatttttctttccttttcctttcctaaCCTGGTATGGCTGCTGAACTTGGAAAGGCAGTAACTCTTTGCAAAAGACACCTGCTGTATTGGTGTCAAATGTGCAAATACATTGTGTCTAATCTGTATGTGTAGATTGGCATTCTGTATGCTAAAAGATCATTAGATGTTGGATGTATCCTAGTATTAATCTtgtcaaaagttaaaaaattttgtttcatgattgcaaaatatctgatttttgCTGACCTTTTTTTGGAAGAGAATATGTGGATCTTGATCAAAAGTATTACAAAAAGTTCTGATTTGGTTTGTCAAAGAAAGCAGAATAGAAGATGATTTAATAAACCagacttctttcttcttctttttccgcAATTTAGTTtgagaaatattatttgagTCTATTTTGTCAAAGCTGTATTCTTGAACTTGGGTTAACACTGATGGTGTATGGTATTGTTGTGATCTGGCTGTTGTAGTTGCAACTTActgaaaaattgagaaaaaaagggGTAAAGAGGTAAGGAAAAAGTAAAATAACCTTCACTTGCTGTTTATTTTACTGAAGATTTTCTTTATGTGTGTTACCCTTGTACTTGTTGCATTTGTGCATGTATTTCAGTCTACATTTTCCTTATCATTAACAAGTTTTCCTGTTTGGGCCTTTGGATGGTGTTGGACAGCTTGTTTGTTTTGGAGTGCTAAATTTATTGTGAAACAATGCTCAACTGTTCAAACATTTGCAGTTGGATATAGCTGTTCCACTCATTAAACCAGTGGCAGTTTTTGTTTGGGCTTGATCATCTGTATATCAAGTGAAGtgatatttcattttattaaagaatGATTTTCAATTCTTCACAATTAATTTTCTAGGAAAACAAGCACCGCAAGGGTGACCGGTACGATGATAGAAGGTATTCTCATTTAAGCTATTATTTGACAGATCAAGTTTCTTATTGCAATTTTCTTCTGTCTTTCCTTCCTTGACCTTCACATTACTGATATTTCTATCTTGTAGATCAAAAGAACGGAGTAGAGACCGTGACAGAGAATCAAGCAGGGATCAAGATCGGGGAGATAGCCGTGACCGGGGGAGGGATTATGATCGAAGGAGCAGAGATCATGACAGGTATAATGACCGGGATCGTGGATATGATCGTGAACGTGAGCGCTCCCACAGTTATGATTCAAGAAGTCTTCGCAGATCACGTTCTCGATCTAGGGAACATACAAGGGATTATGATCGCCATAGGTAATTCACCCCTGTATTATTCTGTCTATTTcttgtttcatttgtttttaaatcatgacTGCTTATGTCTTTtaactgattttattttttattagaggtGGATAAAcgtgtttgttgtttttaaatctaacaaaaatcattttggaGTTCAAgtagttattatttttgtgaGAAGTTTTTGTTATGCATCCACACGCTCCACTTTGGAAATAGAAATGATTCCTAGCATATTATGACTGGAAGATTTCCACATGATGTCAATTAGTATATTTCTAAAGGGAGCAATTCTTAAGATGGTACCTCCCATAttgcaaaattttattttacaaaaatagatttcaacTGTTACTAATTCAAGTTACTAGGCTTTAGCTCTTACATCTATCATCACTAAAGCTGTTTCCTTCGCATACAAACCAATCCACTCAGACAGTCCTGTGTTTACAAAATTAGATTTCAACTGTTAAGAATTTGATTGCTGTTACATTTGCTGTAGCACCCCAGACATAATGCTTCCCCTAGACTATTCAGTTAACATGTTAGCATGTTTGGTCACTGCAATGTggattatttgattgtttttggtTCTTTTGTTCTAACTGTTTATAGTGCGAGCATGTTACTGATGGCTTCCTAATTCTCACTTTTTCAGGCGCTATGACCGATATTAGGATCTTGTTGTTGAGCAGTTGGGTATGGAAATTTGTGTTTGTTGCCTCGGTCAGTAAACTTGTGGTTTTGAATCTCAAGTACGAGTTTCTGTCTTTCTGATACTTTCAGTGGAGTTTCAGTTGTCTGCTAATATCGGGGACACCGGAGTTGAACTGTTTTCTAAGTTCTTTATGTTTATAGTCATTCCTGTGCAA
Protein-coding sequences here:
- the LOC118040573 gene encoding uncharacterized protein isoform X2 is translated as MDAMRKQLDVLMGANRNGDVREVNRKYYDRDVCRLYLVGLCPHELFQLTKMDMGPCPKVHSLQLRKDYEEARAKGVDSYDVELENVIDKLIVECDKKIGRALKRLEDEDAKAAIAISVTEVTQTPEVIELSKKIKEKLKEADKYDLEGTTDFKIQALEEVEKLRSERAEKQSAQLLEAFNKDRASLPQPMPNPPPSAPIPLPAPDPRTQEMINEKLKKAEDLGEQGMVDEAQRALEEAEALKKLPARKDPTVDSSKYSAADVRITDQKLRVCDICGAFLSVYDSRLLGPVLRG
- the LOC118040573 gene encoding U1 snRNP-associated protein usp106 isoform X1, which translates into the protein MDAMRKQLDVLMGANRNGDVREVNRKYYDRDVCRLYLVGLCPHELFQLTKMDMGPCPKVHSLQLRKDYEEARAKGVDSYDVELENVIDKLIVECDKKIGRALKRLEDEDAKAAIAISVTEVTQTPEVIELSKKIKEKLKEADKYDLEGTTDFKIQALEEVEKLRSERAEKQSAQLLEAFNKDRASLPQPMPNPPPSAPIPLPAPDPRTQEMINEKLKKAEDLGEQGMVDEAQRALEEAEALKKLPARKDPTVDSSKYSAADVRITDQKLRVCDICGAFLSVYDSDRRLADHFGGKLHLGYMQIREKLTELQENKHRKGDRYDDRRSKERSRDRDRESSRDQDRGDSRDRGRDYDRRSRDHDRYNDRDRGYDRERERSHSYDSRSLRRSRSRSREHTRDYDRHRRYDRY